In Roseisolibacter agri, a genomic segment contains:
- a CDS encoding rhodanese-like domain-containing protein → MTTTRILAGVAALLAVGAALMGSPAPAPRGGAVDVAALAREIDREADHVTAVELAQWIRERKDGLRVIDVRADSEYAAYHIPSAERLGMAEVAALRPSAGQTLVLYSEGGAHAAQAWVLLRAAGHQRVYFLRGGLLDWMEQVMNPVNADARVAELSRYFGGVPRAGAVPEPGATLTPASGAVARMRRRGC, encoded by the coding sequence ATGACGACCACTCGCATCCTCGCGGGCGTGGCCGCGCTGCTCGCGGTCGGCGCGGCGCTCATGGGAAGCCCCGCGCCCGCGCCGCGCGGTGGCGCCGTCGACGTTGCGGCGCTGGCGCGCGAGATCGACCGCGAGGCGGACCACGTCACCGCCGTCGAGCTGGCGCAGTGGATCCGCGAGCGGAAGGACGGGCTGCGCGTGATCGACGTGCGCGCGGACTCCGAGTACGCGGCCTACCACATCCCGAGCGCCGAGCGACTGGGGATGGCGGAGGTGGCGGCATTGCGGCCGAGCGCGGGCCAGACGCTCGTGCTCTACAGCGAGGGCGGCGCGCACGCGGCGCAGGCCTGGGTGCTGCTGCGCGCGGCCGGCCACCAGCGCGTCTACTTCCTGCGCGGCGGGCTGCTCGACTGGATGGAGCAGGTGATGAACCCGGTGAACGCCGACGCGCGCGTCGCGGAGCTGAGCCGCTACTTCGGCGGCGTCCCGCGCGCGGGCGCCGTGCCGGAGCCTGGTGCCACGCTCACCCCGGCCAGCGGCGCGGTGGCGCGCATGCGGAGGCGCGGATGCTGA
- a CDS encoding aminotransferase class V-fold PLP-dependent enzyme: MLTETLRRTQAFGIDADVDFAALRAREFARLDADSHAYLDYTGSALYPESLVTAHAELLRGAVLGNPHAESPASLASSALIAEARARVLRFLDADPSEYAVVFTPNATGALRLVGEAYAFGREAPLVLSADNHNSVNGLREHARRAGAAVHVLPLDEQLRLARPEASLRALRATHAGQGLLAFPAQSNFSGARHPLSLVRAARSLGYAVLLDAAAWVPTSPLSLRAVPADFVALSFYKMFGYPTGVGALVARHDALAALRRPWFAGGTVEYVSVQHGTHLLRPGADGFEDGTADFLALGAIGAGLDFLDDVGLDRVRTRVAALTARLVAALGALTHRDGAPLVRLYGPADPCDRGGTVTFNVLDARGDAIPFSDVEARARAARVSVRGGCFCNPGASEAAFGFPFEATARCLAATTRAGWSLERFADCLRGHAVGAVRASVGIPTSDADLDRLVEVVAAMADDPGGR; encoded by the coding sequence ATGCTGACCGAGACGCTGCGCCGCACGCAGGCATTCGGCATCGATGCGGACGTGGACTTCGCCGCGCTGCGCGCGCGCGAGTTCGCGCGGCTGGACGCCGACTCCCACGCGTACCTCGACTACACGGGCAGCGCGCTCTATCCCGAGTCGCTGGTCACCGCGCACGCGGAGCTGCTGCGCGGCGCCGTGCTCGGCAACCCGCACGCGGAGAGCCCGGCGTCGCTCGCCAGCTCCGCGCTCATCGCGGAGGCGCGCGCGCGCGTGCTGCGCTTCCTCGACGCCGATCCGTCGGAGTACGCGGTCGTCTTCACGCCGAACGCCACGGGCGCGCTGCGGCTGGTGGGCGAGGCGTACGCGTTCGGGCGCGAGGCACCGCTCGTGCTCTCGGCCGACAACCACAACTCGGTGAACGGGCTGCGCGAGCACGCACGTCGCGCGGGCGCCGCGGTGCACGTGCTGCCGCTGGACGAACAGCTCCGCCTCGCGCGCCCCGAGGCGTCGCTGCGGGCGCTGCGCGCGACGCACGCGGGGCAGGGGCTGCTGGCGTTTCCGGCGCAGTCCAACTTCTCGGGCGCGCGGCATCCGCTGTCCCTCGTGCGCGCGGCGCGCTCGCTGGGCTACGCGGTGCTGCTGGATGCAGCCGCCTGGGTGCCGACGAGCCCCCTCTCGCTGCGCGCGGTGCCGGCGGACTTCGTCGCGCTCTCGTTCTACAAGATGTTCGGCTATCCCACCGGCGTCGGCGCGCTGGTCGCGCGCCACGACGCGCTGGCGGCGCTGCGGCGGCCGTGGTTCGCGGGCGGGACGGTGGAGTACGTCTCGGTGCAGCACGGCACGCACCTGCTGCGGCCCGGCGCCGACGGCTTCGAGGACGGCACGGCGGACTTCCTCGCGCTCGGTGCCATCGGCGCGGGGCTCGACTTCCTCGACGACGTGGGGCTCGACCGCGTGCGCACGCGCGTCGCGGCGCTCACCGCGCGACTCGTCGCCGCGCTGGGCGCGCTCACGCACCGCGACGGCGCGCCGCTGGTGCGGCTCTACGGCCCGGCGGACCCCTGCGACCGCGGCGGCACGGTGACGTTCAACGTGCTCGACGCGCGCGGCGACGCCATTCCGTTCTCGGACGTGGAGGCGCGGGCGCGCGCGGCGCGCGTGTCGGTGCGCGGCGGCTGCTTCTGCAACCCGGGCGCGTCGGAGGCGGCGTTCGGCTTCCCCTTCGAGGCGACCGCGCGCTGTCTGGCGGCGACGACGCGCGCGGGGTGGAGCCTGGAGCGGTTCGCGGACTGCCTGCGCGGCCACGCGGTGGGCGCGGTGCGAGCCTCGGTCGGGATCCCGACGAGCGATGCGGACCTCGACCGGCTGGTCGAGGTGGTGGCCGCGATGGCCGACGACCCGGGCGGCCGCTGA
- a CDS encoding TetR/AcrR family transcriptional regulator produces the protein MSPRARSDSAAADEPRAYHHGDLRPALIRAALTLLRTEGPEALTLRGVARAAGVSQTAPYRHFADRRELVAAVAEDGFRRMREAMLEAARSAEGPAGFRQVAFAYVRFAHAHPAEYRVMFGPEVARHADFPDLRAESHGILGFVAEGIGALQTAGLVGPGDPAIMAVALWSMLHGLVMLSLDGQTAGVAPSLEALVEETTRLMMFGMARRPAP, from the coding sequence ATGTCTCCCCGAGCCCGCTCCGACTCCGCCGCCGCCGACGAGCCGCGCGCCTACCACCACGGCGATCTCCGGCCCGCGCTCATCCGCGCCGCGCTGACGCTGCTGCGGACGGAGGGGCCCGAGGCGCTGACGCTACGCGGCGTCGCCCGAGCGGCCGGTGTCAGCCAGACGGCACCCTACCGCCACTTTGCCGACAGACGGGAGCTGGTGGCTGCGGTGGCGGAGGACGGCTTCCGCCGCATGCGCGAGGCGATGCTGGAGGCGGCGCGGTCGGCCGAGGGCCCGGCGGGCTTCCGGCAGGTGGCCTTCGCCTACGTGCGCTTCGCCCACGCGCACCCGGCCGAATACCGCGTGATGTTCGGGCCGGAGGTGGCGCGGCACGCCGACTTTCCCGATCTGCGCGCCGAGTCGCACGGAATCCTCGGCTTCGTGGCCGAGGGGATCGGCGCGCTGCAGACGGCGGGACTCGTGGGCCCCGGCGACCCCGCGATCATGGCCGTCGCGCTCTGGTCGATGCTGCACGGCCTCGTGATGCTCTCGCTCGACGGGCAGACGGCCGGCGTCGCGCCGTCGCTGGAGGCGCTGGTCGAGGAGACGACGCGGCTGATGATGTTCGGGATGGCGCGGCGGCCGGCGCCCTGA
- the infA gene encoding translation initiation factor IF-1, with protein MKEEAIELEGVITEVLPSAMFRVSLDAGHVVMATLAGKMRKFRIRVLAGDRVKVDVSPYDLSRGRITFRHKT; from the coding sequence TTGAAGGAAGAGGCCATCGAGCTCGAGGGCGTCATCACCGAGGTGCTGCCCAGCGCCATGTTCCGGGTCTCGCTCGACGCCGGCCACGTCGTCATGGCGACGCTCGCCGGGAAGATGCGGAAGTTCCGCATCCGCGTCCTCGCCGGGGACCGCGTGAAGGTCGACGTCTCGCCGTACGACCTCTCGCGCGGCCGCATCACGTTCCGCCACAAGACGTGA
- a CDS encoding M48 family metalloprotease, whose amino-acid sequence MTRPARDTSPWRLALLVAEGYAWLLGIVAAFAGVVAFLAWGLLARRPMVAVVALFVGVPSVLVTAAAIRALFFRLPAPRGVALAPGDAPALAAEVEALARAMGAPRVERIVVTTAFNASIVQTGFPFGRPRGTLLLGFPVLATLSVAQLRAVVAHELAHLVHAHGWLAGLVYRTRRSWMQLATAVHERGTMPIFVRWPLARYVPRLEAQSAAVARTQELLADGIAAAHTDARTTADTLALIDVGGRLLDERFWPAVRAAIDDEPEPPHAFARLRRDGVRTADDAAEPSLLAELLASSTEPHDSHPCLAERLAALGEPARLPPRTERSAGEALLGARFDTLAAQLDDEWRAACAGPWRARHESVRRRRARLAALEAGPPSADATFERATLVEALRGADEALPLYRAALDADPEHARAALAIGRLLLDADDEAGVPLVERALARDPALEGEGCALLERFHADRGREVEAHRWHTRATRHATRTAMAEAERTTVSPLDRFVPHELDAAALALVREALAREPAVREAFLAVRELRHSPGRPCVLGLTAAGDGADAVADRVRGAAALGEETAVVLLDRRQQALREVLAGVPGARIG is encoded by the coding sequence GTGACGCGGCCGGCGCGCGACACGTCGCCGTGGCGGCTCGCGCTGCTCGTCGCGGAGGGCTACGCCTGGCTGCTGGGCATCGTCGCCGCGTTCGCGGGCGTGGTCGCGTTCCTCGCCTGGGGCCTGCTCGCGCGCCGTCCGATGGTGGCGGTCGTCGCGCTCTTCGTCGGCGTGCCGTCCGTGCTCGTCACCGCGGCGGCGATCCGCGCGCTCTTCTTCCGGCTCCCCGCGCCGCGCGGCGTGGCGCTCGCGCCCGGCGACGCGCCCGCACTGGCGGCCGAGGTGGAAGCGCTCGCGCGCGCGATGGGCGCGCCGCGCGTGGAGCGCATCGTCGTCACGACCGCGTTCAACGCCAGCATCGTGCAGACGGGCTTCCCGTTCGGCCGCCCGCGCGGCACGCTGCTGCTGGGCTTCCCCGTGCTGGCGACGCTGTCGGTCGCGCAGCTGCGCGCCGTCGTCGCGCACGAGCTGGCGCACCTCGTCCACGCGCACGGCTGGCTCGCGGGCCTCGTCTACCGCACGCGCCGCTCGTGGATGCAGCTCGCCACGGCGGTGCACGAGCGCGGCACCATGCCGATCTTCGTGCGCTGGCCGCTCGCGCGCTACGTGCCGCGCCTGGAGGCGCAGTCGGCCGCGGTGGCGCGCACGCAGGAGCTGCTCGCCGACGGCATCGCGGCCGCGCACACCGACGCGCGCACGACCGCCGACACGCTGGCGCTCATCGACGTCGGCGGCCGGCTGCTGGACGAGCGCTTCTGGCCCGCCGTGCGCGCCGCGATCGACGACGAGCCCGAGCCGCCGCACGCGTTCGCGCGCCTGCGCCGCGACGGCGTGCGCACCGCCGACGACGCGGCCGAGCCGTCGCTGCTCGCGGAGCTGCTGGCGTCGTCCACCGAGCCGCACGACAGCCATCCCTGCCTCGCGGAGCGCCTCGCCGCGCTCGGCGAGCCCGCGCGCCTGCCGCCGCGCACCGAGCGTTCGGCCGGCGAGGCGCTGCTCGGCGCGCGCTTCGACACGCTCGCCGCGCAGCTCGACGACGAGTGGCGGGCCGCCTGCGCCGGCCCGTGGCGGGCGCGGCATGAATCGGTGCGGCGCCGGCGCGCCCGCCTCGCCGCGCTGGAGGCCGGCCCGCCGTCCGCCGACGCGACGTTCGAGCGCGCGACGCTCGTGGAGGCGCTGCGTGGCGCCGACGAGGCGCTCCCGCTCTACCGCGCGGCGCTCGACGCCGATCCCGAGCACGCGCGTGCGGCGCTGGCGATCGGCCGCCTCCTCCTGGACGCGGACGACGAGGCGGGCGTGCCGCTCGTGGAGCGCGCGCTGGCGCGCGATCCGGCGCTGGAGGGCGAGGGGTGCGCGCTGCTGGAGCGCTTCCACGCCGATCGCGGCCGCGAGGTCGAGGCGCATCGCTGGCACACGCGCGCCACGCGACACGCCACGCGCACCGCCATGGCGGAGGCCGAGCGGACGACGGTGAGCCCGCTCGACCGCTTCGTGCCGCACGAGCTGGACGCGGCGGCGCTGGCCCTCGTGCGCGAGGCGCTGGCCCGCGAGCCCGCGGTGCGCGAGGCCTTCCTCGCGGTGCGCGAGCTGCGCCACTCCCCCGGCCGGCCGTGCGTGCTCGGGCTGACGGCCGCGGGCGACGGCGCGGACGCCGTGGCGGACCGCGTGCGCGGCGCCGCGGCGCTGGGCGAGGAGACGGCGGTCGTGCTGCTGGACCGGCGGCAGCAGGCGCTGCGCGAGGTGCTGGCCGGCGTGCCCGGGGCGCGGATCGGCTGA
- a CDS encoding tetratricopeptide repeat protein, whose amino-acid sequence MPLQDPTAWMDDLNVYLDDEEVASTAALWEPELLYRGSRVGAALWLAVVGLVAGVLGAVTFSPGIRGSLAAFGAYLLAVLVVLRAVGPLTRRLLDASMTFHAKSTVFWAVLLAAAAMLGAARDATWAAYAISVGGGVLLGIVHGGNTPRTVRREDAWMMAALPLAPLCTGVATWVHRNALGSMGSIAAAAVAGAIAGAYFVPMSALLAWSRNEAHGLAQLAKLYLHNENFAARAVACLDRAIALAPDDAELYNLRGTAYSKLDDAERAAADWARMTALLPQRAEPIMNLGVDHLRRGQLDRAVELLEHALQLDGNDATIHSNLGAALERRGDLDRAIAHYDHAIAIRPRYPNAFANRAFAHFRRGDHARAVADCERALTLQPHFANAAVNRAHALGAMGEHAAAARSYREALEMDPSPEVREEALRGLEALGAAADDDSAPS is encoded by the coding sequence ATGCCCCTGCAGGACCCCACCGCCTGGATGGACGACCTCAACGTCTACCTCGACGACGAGGAGGTCGCCAGCACCGCCGCCCTCTGGGAGCCCGAGCTGCTCTACCGCGGCTCGCGCGTCGGCGCCGCCCTCTGGCTCGCGGTCGTCGGCCTCGTCGCCGGCGTGCTCGGCGCCGTCACGTTCAGCCCCGGCATCCGCGGCTCGCTCGCCGCGTTCGGCGCGTACCTGCTCGCGGTCCTCGTCGTGCTGCGCGCCGTGGGCCCGCTGACGCGCCGCCTGCTCGACGCGTCGATGACCTTCCACGCGAAGTCCACGGTCTTCTGGGCCGTGCTGCTGGCGGCGGCGGCGATGCTCGGCGCCGCGCGCGACGCGACGTGGGCCGCGTACGCCATCAGCGTCGGCGGCGGCGTGCTGCTCGGCATCGTCCACGGCGGCAACACGCCGCGCACCGTCCGGCGCGAGGACGCCTGGATGATGGCCGCGCTGCCGCTCGCGCCGCTCTGCACGGGCGTGGCCACCTGGGTGCACCGCAACGCGCTCGGATCGATGGGGAGCATCGCGGCGGCCGCGGTGGCGGGCGCGATCGCCGGCGCGTACTTCGTGCCGATGTCGGCGCTGCTGGCGTGGTCGCGCAACGAGGCGCACGGGCTCGCGCAGCTCGCGAAGCTCTACCTGCACAACGAGAACTTCGCGGCGCGCGCGGTGGCGTGCCTCGACCGCGCGATCGCGCTCGCGCCGGACGACGCGGAGCTCTACAACCTGCGCGGCACCGCGTACTCCAAGCTCGACGACGCCGAGCGCGCGGCGGCCGACTGGGCGCGCATGACGGCGCTCCTGCCGCAGCGCGCGGAGCCGATCATGAACCTGGGCGTCGACCACCTGCGGCGCGGGCAGCTCGACCGCGCCGTGGAGCTGCTGGAGCACGCGCTGCAGCTCGACGGCAACGACGCGACCATCCACAGCAACCTCGGCGCGGCGCTGGAGCGGCGCGGCGACCTCGATCGCGCCATCGCGCACTACGACCACGCGATCGCCATCCGCCCGCGCTACCCGAACGCGTTCGCCAACCGGGCGTTCGCGCACTTCCGCCGCGGCGACCACGCACGGGCGGTGGCGGACTGCGAGCGCGCGCTCACGCTGCAGCCGCACTTCGCCAACGCCGCCGTCAACCGCGCGCACGCCCTCGGCGCGATGGGCGAGCACGCGGCGGCGGCGCGGAGCTACCGCGAGGCGCTCGAGATGGACCCGTCGCCGGAGGTACGCGAGGAGGCGCTGCGCGGGCTCGAGGCGCTGGGCGCTGCCGCCGACGACGACTCGGCGCCGTCGTGA
- a CDS encoding maleylacetate reductase, translated as MSGPSSPAPLTDALLRGGFTVAPMPARVVFGAGALERLPSVVDELGARRVLLVASAGRAALVERASALLGARLAGLDRRAVMHVPAAVADAVAANARDVGADLVVAIGGGSAIGMAKAIALAGGPGSVAVPTTYSGSEMTPIWGVTRDGAKETGRDERVRPRAVLYDPALTLDLPPAVSGPSALNAIAHCMEALYAPDVNPVVALLAAEGLRALATAIPRVVRAPDDLAARTGALYGAWLAGLALGASTMGLHHKLCHVLGGSFGLPHAETHAVMLPHTVAYNAPAARDAMDAAARALGTDDAVRALHALLADVAHAAGTRTSLRALGLREADLDRAVTLATARPYPNPRPVEPRALLALLARALDGAPPADDPHSEPPC; from the coding sequence ATGAGCGGTCCGTCCAGCCCCGCCCCCCTCACCGACGCCCTGCTGCGCGGCGGCTTCACGGTCGCGCCCATGCCGGCCCGCGTGGTCTTCGGCGCGGGCGCGCTCGAGCGGCTGCCGTCCGTGGTGGACGAGCTGGGCGCGCGGCGCGTGCTGCTGGTCGCGAGCGCGGGGCGCGCCGCCCTCGTGGAGCGCGCATCGGCGCTGCTGGGCGCCCGACTGGCGGGGCTCGACCGGCGGGCGGTGATGCACGTGCCCGCCGCCGTCGCCGACGCCGTCGCCGCGAACGCGCGCGACGTGGGCGCGGACCTGGTGGTGGCGATCGGCGGCGGATCGGCGATCGGGATGGCGAAGGCGATCGCGCTCGCGGGCGGGCCGGGCAGCGTCGCGGTGCCGACCACGTACTCGGGCTCCGAGATGACGCCGATCTGGGGCGTCACGCGCGACGGCGCGAAGGAGACCGGGCGCGACGAGCGCGTGCGGCCGCGCGCGGTGCTCTACGACCCGGCGCTGACCCTCGACCTGCCGCCCGCGGTGTCGGGGCCGAGCGCGCTGAACGCGATCGCGCACTGCATGGAGGCGCTGTACGCGCCCGACGTGAACCCGGTGGTCGCGCTGCTGGCGGCCGAGGGGCTGCGCGCGCTGGCCACTGCGATCCCGCGCGTCGTGCGCGCGCCCGACGACCTCGCCGCGCGCACCGGCGCGCTGTATGGCGCGTGGCTCGCGGGCCTCGCGCTCGGCGCCTCGACGATGGGGCTGCACCACAAGCTCTGCCACGTGCTGGGCGGGAGCTTCGGGCTGCCGCACGCCGAGACGCACGCGGTGATGCTGCCGCACACGGTGGCGTACAACGCGCCGGCCGCGCGCGACGCGATGGATGCGGCCGCGCGCGCGCTCGGGACCGACGACGCAGTGCGCGCGCTGCACGCGCTGCTGGCGGACGTCGCGCACGCCGCGGGCACGCGCACGTCGCTGCGCGCGCTCGGCCTTCGCGAGGCCGACCTCGATCGCGCGGTGACGCTGGCGACCGCGCGTCCGTATCCCAACCCACGGCCGGTGGAGCCGCGCGCGCTGCTCGCGCTGCTCGCGCGCGCGCTGGACGGCGCGCCGCCGGCCGACGACCCTCACTCCGAGCCGCCATGCTGA
- a CDS encoding putative quinol monooxygenase: MLIVHVHVHVKPDAVDAFARASLENARHSREEPGIVRFDVVQQQDDPTRFVLVEIYRTSEDPARHKATAHYATWRDAVEPMMAEPRRSVKYHALSPAPAGWEMAPE, encoded by the coding sequence ATGCTGATCGTCCACGTGCACGTCCACGTGAAGCCCGACGCCGTCGACGCGTTCGCGAGGGCCTCGCTGGAGAACGCGCGCCACAGCCGCGAGGAGCCGGGCATCGTGCGCTTCGACGTCGTGCAGCAGCAGGACGACCCGACGCGCTTCGTGCTGGTCGAGATCTATCGCACGAGCGAGGACCCGGCGCGGCACAAGGCGACCGCGCACTACGCGACGTGGCGCGACGCGGTGGAGCCGATGATGGCGGAGCCGCGGCGGAGCGTGAAGTACCACGCGCTGTCGCCGGCGCCGGCGGGGTGGGAGATGGCGCCGGAGTAA
- a CDS encoding DUF4331 family protein: protein MRSPRSRGRTIRATTAALLATTVVAGVVVASDHQDTAFVEFNPRYDVNDVYAFPGSSPDRVALVLGTSSPLTPAGTPTARFGDESQILYQLKIDNTGDAREDLVLQVTFTGGPGAQRVHVRGPAKPRQVGTANTLLRSEGGREVEGPVNQVLGSADGMQVFAGPRDDPFFIDLEAFFRILPDRKPESGPLSTITQGPLTFRPAGSAVDFVRGLNDLAIVIELPLKELTNGQQQRFGVWGTTSRARTGGAS from the coding sequence ATGCGCAGCCCACGCTCACGCGGGCGGACGATCAGGGCGACGACCGCCGCACTGCTCGCCACCACCGTCGTGGCCGGCGTCGTCGTCGCGTCGGACCACCAGGACACCGCGTTCGTCGAGTTCAACCCGCGCTACGACGTCAACGACGTCTACGCCTTCCCCGGCTCGAGCCCCGATCGCGTCGCGCTCGTGCTCGGGACGTCGTCGCCGCTCACGCCCGCGGGCACGCCCACCGCGCGCTTCGGCGACGAGAGCCAGATCCTCTACCAGCTCAAGATCGACAACACCGGCGACGCCCGCGAGGACCTCGTCCTCCAGGTGACGTTCACCGGCGGGCCCGGCGCGCAGCGCGTGCACGTGCGCGGCCCCGCGAAGCCGCGACAGGTCGGCACGGCCAACACGCTGCTGCGCAGCGAGGGCGGACGCGAGGTCGAGGGGCCCGTGAACCAGGTGCTCGGCAGCGCGGACGGGATGCAGGTGTTCGCCGGCCCGCGCGACGATCCGTTCTTCATCGACCTCGAGGCGTTCTTCCGCATCCTGCCCGACCGGAAGCCGGAGTCGGGCCCGCTGTCGACGATCACGCAGGGGCCGCTGACGTTCCGGCCCGCCGGCAGCGCGGTCGACTTCGTCCGCGGGCTCAACGACCTCGCGATCGTGATCGAGCTGCCGCTCAAGGAGCTCACCAACGGCCAGCAGCAGCGCTTCGGCGTGTGGGGCACGACGAGTCGCGCCCGCACGGGCGGGGCGAGCTGA
- a CDS encoding DUF4331 family protein: MSKSMQWAAVAALALVAAGCADTNTSGVSGPDAGMLAAGNPASDVVYDQVEFLGNPLVSEVTIVKAQHEAYNRTQPYNTATFRPQTDQFITGVAGRPAAYAQTVSGVLYPDMLVVDASKPASTAGWLSWALAEGYGGRKLTDDVVDVGLIAIFSSLLSPAGASCAPGALPLCTDNVGANDKPFSNAFPYLASPTL, translated from the coding sequence ATGTCGAAATCCATGCAGTGGGCGGCCGTCGCGGCCCTGGCGCTCGTCGCCGCCGGATGCGCCGACACGAACACGAGCGGCGTGAGCGGTCCCGACGCCGGGATGCTCGCCGCCGGCAATCCCGCCAGCGACGTCGTCTACGATCAGGTCGAGTTCCTCGGCAACCCGCTGGTCAGCGAGGTCACGATCGTCAAGGCGCAGCACGAGGCGTACAACCGCACGCAGCCCTACAACACCGCGACGTTCCGTCCGCAGACGGACCAGTTCATCACCGGCGTCGCGGGCCGTCCGGCGGCCTACGCGCAGACCGTGTCGGGCGTGCTCTATCCCGACATGCTGGTCGTCGACGCGTCGAAGCCGGCGAGCACCGCGGGCTGGCTCTCGTGGGCGCTGGCCGAGGGCTATGGCGGCCGCAAGCTGACCGACGACGTCGTCGACGTCGGGCTGATCGCGATCTTCAGCAGCCTGCTGAGCCCCGCGGGCGCGAGCTGCGCACCGGGCGCGCTGCCGCTGTGCACGGACAACGTGGGCGCGAACGACAAGCCGTTCTCGAACGCGTTCCCGTACCTCGCCTCCCCGACGCTGTGA
- a CDS encoding DUF6702 family protein encodes MIARALPLLAMLLGEAHPLHSSVAQLTWDPATRVIQVGVRVFADDFASVVTRGVPASGGAVVVPPDSAMQRYVGARFALADRTGRPIALRWCGARREGDVLLLCLRAAASASPAGGRVRHALLTEVFSDQVNVVQASYDGRRETVLFTPGDGAKPLR; translated from the coding sequence GTGATCGCGCGCGCGCTCCCGCTGCTGGCGATGCTGCTGGGCGAGGCGCATCCGCTGCACTCGTCGGTCGCGCAGCTGACGTGGGATCCCGCCACGCGCGTGATCCAGGTCGGCGTGCGCGTGTTCGCGGACGACTTCGCGTCGGTCGTGACGCGCGGGGTCCCGGCGAGCGGCGGCGCCGTCGTCGTGCCGCCGGATTCGGCGATGCAGCGCTACGTGGGCGCGCGGTTCGCGCTCGCCGACCGGACCGGCCGGCCGATCGCGCTGCGCTGGTGCGGCGCGCGCCGCGAGGGCGACGTGCTGCTGCTCTGCCTGCGCGCGGCGGCGTCCGCGTCGCCGGCCGGCGGGCGGGTGCGGCACGCGCTGCTGACCGAGGTGTTCAGCGACCAGGTGAACGTGGTGCAGGCGAGCTACGACGGGCGGCGCGAGACAGTGCTCTTCACGCCGGGCGACGGCGCGAAGCCGCTGCGCTGA
- a CDS encoding sulfite oxidase-like oxidoreductase, with product MPDQPFIARGFRGRRLQTPAGRLPPGQYETRDFPVLSAGPTPRTPLAEWDFAIRGLDGRSARWTWDELMALPRETPTVDIHCVTKWSRFDTRWEGVSVDVLLAAAANEGVSGGAFVLAFCDGGYTTNVPLADVTGGKAWIAFGHDGAPLDPEHGGPARLLIPHLYFWKSAKWVRGLRLLAHDARGFWEELGYHDRGDPWREQRYQGDP from the coding sequence ATGCCCGATCAGCCGTTCATCGCCCGCGGCTTCCGCGGGCGCCGGCTGCAGACGCCCGCGGGCCGCCTTCCGCCCGGCCAGTACGAGACGCGCGACTTCCCCGTGCTGTCCGCCGGCCCGACGCCCCGGACGCCGCTGGCCGAGTGGGACTTCGCGATCCGCGGGCTCGACGGCCGGTCGGCGCGGTGGACGTGGGACGAGCTGATGGCGCTGCCGCGCGAGACGCCGACCGTCGACATCCACTGCGTCACCAAGTGGTCGCGCTTCGACACGCGGTGGGAGGGCGTGTCGGTGGACGTGCTGCTCGCCGCCGCGGCGAACGAGGGCGTCTCGGGCGGCGCGTTCGTGCTCGCGTTCTGCGACGGCGGCTACACGACCAACGTGCCGCTCGCCGACGTCACCGGCGGGAAGGCGTGGATCGCGTTCGGCCACGACGGCGCGCCGCTCGATCCCGAGCATGGCGGGCCCGCGCGGCTGCTGATCCCGCACCTCTACTTCTGGAAGAGCGCGAAGTGGGTGCGCGGGCTGCGGCTGCTGGCGCACGACGCGCGCGGGTTCTGGGAGGAGCTGGGCTACCACGATCGCGGAGACCCGTGGCGTGAGCAGCGGTATCAGGGCGATCCCTGA